Within Wyeomyia smithii strain HCP4-BCI-WySm-NY-G18 chromosome 2, ASM2978416v1, whole genome shotgun sequence, the genomic segment gtactcccgtaacacgtgctaaatatatgacagtatgtgttgttacttgactggggaagaagtttattgccttttaagtaatgaaTTTGTTACCtgaaaggcaattttgcgctattgcttctaaagtaataaggaaaagttttgcgtgtagttgcattcaaaccaaaagaatcagttcagaagtttattaaattattatttacaaagacatttcgagtttgacctttatatcatttgtatctatcgcgctactattacctgcaatataatctgtataaatgaatgcatcaagattttagtttttaacattttcgattttctcgtaattgtcggtttatcgatatctgaatacctacgttacttttcggcgaccaggtaagcaccttgcgatcagctgctgaagggtacttcgttagcgtacgctccaacatttcaaatcattgtaatgctatgtttcagaaacaattattttatttttcaaaatttcgcgaagtttcgcgaaatttagagaccaatttcgtttcgtctcgagaactcgaaatccaccttgatttcgtttggactaatttggcgaaaccgaaattaagggttaatttcgtttcgtttcgtttcgacaccagaaaagccagtttcgcacatattgttttatattattttaaaattagataaattataagcaaatgcgaatacaaatacaaataattCACAGGAGATGTCACCATTTGAGACAGAACACAAAAAATATTCGACGTTGATTTTcaaaactgaattgaaattttctctaaatgatAACATAATCCCGTTCTCATCACTTTTGACTCGATTTTAAAGATTTGCGTTGATCTTTTGTATTTAATATTTGTTCAACCTTTCAAGATACTCACGTGATGGGAGAGACATACAAATCAACATCCAAAAGCTCTGCAGCACGCTCATATTCGAAATCGTCAGTGTCTAACAACAAATCTACAGTAGAACCCAAAGACATAAACAATGAACTTATGCACCAATCGGGATGGCGTTTAAAGTCAGCAAAAGCATATATCCTAGATAAATCTAAGGCCGGTGTAGCTCATATCAAAACCACAACCAAACATCGTAGCATTCACCACTCAATCAAGCCCCagctttcaaacaaaataaaaagtagTGACTCTACAAAACAGAATGTCACAATATATTCTCCACCAATTAAAAAGAAAATTCCTACTTCAATAATAAAGCATTCTACAGACACACAACTAACGCGTGATCGCACACGCACGCGAACGTTGAAACAGGAAGAAATATCAATGTTGAAGAACACAGTGAACGTGTCAGATAGAACAGTTTTTATACCGAAGCCTTCCATAGTTTTTCATATACCATTACATGAACACGCACCACGAATGGTTGATAGCACGCTGAAAACTCATAGTAACAGTGACGGTGATGCTGAAAACGATAGTGATCAATACGAATCGGAATTCGATTCATATGAATCAGATACAGAATCACCATGCAGATCATCAAGTTCGAGTTCATCTAAACTGCCCTCTAATTGTAAATTTTCATCTTCAGACACTGACACCTCATGTAGTTTGACAAGAACGTCTGAATTTTGTCATTACCAAGAAATGCAAAGCCATGATTCTGTACGTTACAATTTAACATCTCAGCGAGAACAAACAACCAATGATGTTTTATTCGGATCCATCATTCAACAACAACAAGTAACTAATTATCTTAATTCTGGTATAAATAATGATGATATCCAAATCATACATACTAACCGTGAACAAATACATCAACGAAAAATagatattttcaataaaatcacatTGAACGTTATGTGTTTCAATTTATATGAAGAGCAACCAGTAATGTAcgaattttttgttcaatttcatgGGAATGTTACAGGCGTTCAAAATCATTGTCAAACTGAAATGGTACTTCAAGAAAAGCACACACAGACAGATGATGTATACTATAAATCGTGCTGGAGTCAACACCCACCGCGTTACTCAATAAATACACTTTGCAACATAATTGCGAATCACGAGGCCTGTTTAGAAGAAAAACTCAGTGTAAAAAGCAATAATTACTATGTTTTATGCCATAGCCAGCAACAAAATGAcatgttttctaattttttgcaATACCTTGAAAACCAGTATACTCAATGTATGGTAAATCAAACGACTATTCCTGAAAACAGGCTGCTTTCATTTTTGCAGAACTCCTTAACAGTCATTGAGAGAATACATACTGGAAAGCTAGAtgtaccaaaaaaaatatctaagaaAATCCACTCGAAGCAACACAAAATGCTTAACCAAAGTTCAGTAATTACAACGTTTTCGGATTTGAATCAAAATGAAATGTTTTTTACATTACATGACTATCATAAAGAAAGCATCCTCAAACATTTTATTTGTGTTTGGAATAAAAAACATTTAGTTCAACCTAAGTCCATACTCACTTGCTGGGATATCATTACTTGCCTCGAAAGAATTGGACCAATATTCATTGGAGGAACTATTAATGGGTAATAATAATAAGTAcataataaattgaaaaatttaaaacttgttacttttcgattttttttttaatttttcaggaCATTATGCCTATGGAATGAACGAGAATACAAGACAGAGAAAAACCCGTTTCAAATTATCAGCCCCGATATTGCTATAAAAGATAAGATCTGTCACCATGGAAAAGTAATCGCTGCAAAGTGTGTTGCACAATACATAAGCTGTAAAAGTCGTACTTTTGGTCAGGTATGAATGCGAACCCTTTTTATGCTATTTTTAGTGCATTTTTATAtaacactagctgacccggcaaacttcgtctcgcctattttagtgttcaatttaataattttaaacaattcaaattcattgattccttgcgatttgtctatatcatttgaaatgattggttttatcggaatgacaacatcctcgactttggCTTGTGTACAACACtatattccggaaatatattgaatgcatttcagttattttcgttgttttttagaaactgaaagtggtcatcttcaaattcaaaatggtgtccagggtcaatgcttggcttctaaacatcatttcgattctggaaatatccatatgtagtagtattcggttattttcagctgtttcccagaagttgccatttattGGTGTCTGAggacaatttttagctccttgcatcattctggatccggtgatacacatattgggtggtatttggtcacttcaggctatttttcagaaaccgtaagtcgccgtcttggatttcaaaatatcatttggagacaatttctgacccctgagcgtcattctggttaaagaaacactcatatttggtggtattttgtcatttttggctgttttccaaacatcggaagtcgccatcttataatgcaaaatgttgtctgaggtcgatttgtggcttcagtgcatcataacaattccggaaatagccatattgggtggtaattgatcttttgccgctgttttttggaaaccggaagtcgccatcttggatttcgaaatggcatttgggaacaatttctggcctccgtgcgtcaatctggttaaataaacgctcatattgggtggtatttggttattttcggctgttttacagacaccggaagtcgccatcttacaattcaaaatgttgtctgaggtcgatttgtgggtTCAGTGCGTCacaacaattccggaaatatccatattgggtggtatttgatcatttgccgctgtttttcagaaaccggaagtcgccatcttgaatttcaaaatggtattaggggacagtttttggcctctgagcgtcattctagttaaaaaaacactcatattgggtggtatttggccattttcggctgttttccagacaccggaagtcgccatcttacaattcaaaatgttgtctgaggtcgatttgtggcttcagtgcatcataacaattccggaaatacccatattgggtggtatctgcTCATcggccgctgtttttcggaaaccggaagtcgccatcttggatttctaaatggcatttgggaacaatatctggcctccgtgcgtcaatctggttaaagatacgctcatattgggtggtatttggtcattttcggctgttttccagacaccggaagtcgccatcttacgattcgaaatgttgtctgaggtcgatacgtcgatttgtggcttcagtgcatcataaaaattccgtaaatacgcatattcggtggtatttggtcatttgccgctgtttttcggaaaccggaagtcgccatcttggatttcaaaatggcattaggggacagtttttggcctctgagcgtcattctggttttaaaaacactcatattgtgtggtatttggtcattttcagctgttttccagacaccagaagtcgccatcttacaattcaaaatgttgtctgaggccgataggtggcttcagtgcgtcataacaattccggaaatacctatattgggtggtatttgaccatttgccgctgtttttcggaaaccggaagtcgccatcttagatttcgataTGGTATTTGGTGATATGCCAGAGGAAGgtagggtgtcgaaacattatgtaCATGTtagttacacctaaaaacattcacttgccaaatttggttatatttgcttaattggttctcgagctgtgcgaaatttgagtttcatttttttgggacccctcccttatagaagagggaggggtggcaaaccattatggatatatttgttacccctaaaaacattcacctgccaaatttggttccatttaattggttagttctcgagataagcagaaatttgtgtttcatttgtatggaacccctccctcacagaaaagggaggggagtcaaaccattatggacatatttgttacctctaaaaacattcacataccaaatttggttgtatttggttgattggttctcgagctgtgcgaaattcgtatttcatttgtacggacccttcccttgtagaagagagaagggtgtcaaatcattatggatatatttgttacccctaaatacatccacctaccaaatttggttttattcgcttggttagttctagagatgtggaggaatttgtgtttcatttgtgtggaacccctcccttacagaagagagaggggtgtagaaccaatatggacatatttgtaactcctaaaaacatccacatgccaaatttggttccatttgcttggttagtttttgagatgtgctgaaatttgtatttcgtttgtatgggacctctcccttccagaagagggaccTTTCTCggtccctaaaacccctacatacaaattttcacgtcgatcggttcggtagtttccgagtctatatggatcagacagacagacagaccgacagacagacaaaccgacagacagacagacagaccggactgcatttttataggtatagatataCCTCATCACGGCAGTACCTTTCGGGCAGGAAACTTTTACAAAGCTCAAAAATCCTGTTTCTATATATCTCCTCAATCGAACTAGCACTCACCGAATGGAGTACTTACCACCGGTAACTAGAATGCTGTCAGAATTTCATGCCATGTTATTAACTCGTTCTCGAACTCTCGAAGTTGCGCTAGTTTTGCGGTTTTGGTTTCCATGAAAATGTAAATTTCGTAACCGTTCTACAAACTACACGACAAAAACCTAacagagcaattccacaaaaaatgggcaaccaatttaatcgaccatttttgatttggctgaaactttgcatagacgttagagcaaaagatgtcattttgtgctattgatttaatttttggaacacgactcatttttgaaaaactatttaaaaactatttgggaaaggtattgataattacaattttgcactgaaaatatattttagtttattcgaCGAAAAtacagcgggggcctagtgtggttggtaacgtctccgccaaccacgctcgacgcctgggttcgaatcccaccgccgacataggtgtcgatggttgtgaggtggcgtgatccactcacaaccaacccaattggtctagattcaatcctagccgacaccgggagattttctgaggcgaaaaatctctgggatcacgccttccatcgcatgaggaagtaaagccgttggcgccggtccgttaataaacgggtcgtgagttagggtcctgggtgtggagtcgcctccctgggcgtcggtgattggccacaacagtggcggaactagaccgacggaaaataagcgagagtaaaaaaaaaaaaatattcgacgaaaacatttgttttatttacaaaacctttcgttgttttctgcaacgaaaccaatgcgtaataaatatgaaagtactttcgtcagaactgtccaAATTGTTTCTGAtctctattcgtatacgtaacgttTGGTTTTAAAAATGAACGCCAATAATTCGTACAAataacgctgcataatgtaaatagtacgaaaaattagtaaactCCCGCAAATAATTTGTACAAAGAACGTTGCgatatgtaaatagtacgaaaattagtaagcttacgcaaataattcgtacaaagaacgctgcataatgtaaatagtacgaaaaattagtaagcttacgcaataatgTATAGATACATTATTCGAAATCAAAAATTACCGAGCTTTAGGAGCTTGATTGATGATCACCACCGGTTTGCCACAACGCGATTCTAGTTCTATCGATTGCGAGAGAGCGACAACGCGCGCGTTCATCTACCCAACTCAAccccagagacgtacaaatgttcacgAAAGTTATTGCATTATAgttcttataataaaaaatgGCCTGCTTCTATCTAAACAAGATTTGAACTCACGactgcttatcaaagcggactctgtaaccaagTGGCTACCAGCTCcttttatacgaaatcaaaaattaaCAGAACACATTCAAGGGTTtcctcgttgttatccacgttcatacGAAAGAACATTCGTTAATTGTAAAAATTATGCGTAATGTTGTAATTCTATTCGATATTTTGCAATATTAATGttctatacaatcaacaaaagtgctgcTGTACGAATTCCAAGTTTACGAAATGTGCATGACtaggaataacgaaaaaatattttcagtgtggtccccgtggttcggtacgatgtcggtcggctagctatcccacacggttgtgatgtcgggttcgattccttatcaggtcgaggatcttttcgagctggaaatttcctcgactcagcactggggcacggtgtatcattgtacttatcctacagcatgcaaaatgtgccaaaaacaatatcgataacgaattctctcaaccaatctagttgatcgagacctcATTATCCCTCCAGGCCatcgtgcgatattgttgttattgataattacaaatattttccgagccgaaacggttcgtttgatcggtgtaacggcaaagttgtagataataatttagtcttttcaaaaaaaatatacacttcagaaaaatatttatttttagaaaaaagaagaacaatttaaaaataattatctattaaaatatatttttttttctcatgaaaactacaaaagctAACCTTAAAAATGGAAACTATCCGATAATGAAGAAATCAGTAAAAAAGatcatgattttttgaaaaaaaaaaacatgtttttaattgtttttaagggcatattttttcgaataacaaaattgttatttttacttttaccaaagATACTTTGCCGCCATATTTTTGTGAAATAGTTCAGTAAAGTATTCATGTCGTAAAAAATGTGTTCTCAAGATATTCAAACCCGACAATGAATATTCAATTGATATAttaatatatcatttgaaacattttgatcattttcttgagaaccgttcgacCTTTTTGTCTTGTTGTTAGTGAGGGgcaaccattgcacagtggtccaggaatgTTCCACtgaattgaacaaaattaataattccggatcgtgttggttttttgagatagtgttttcggcaa encodes:
- the LOC129721825 gene encoding uncharacterized protein LOC129721825 isoform X1, which produces MGETYKSTSKSSAARSYSKSSVSNNKSTVEPKDINNELMHQSGWRLKSAKAYILDKSKAGVAHIKTTTKHRSIHHSIKPQLSNKIKSSDSTKQNVTIYSPPIKKKIPTSIIKHSTDTQLTRDRTRTRTLKQEEISMLKNTVNVSDRTVFIPKPSIVFHIPLHEHAPRMVDSTLKTHSNSDGDAENDSDQYESEFDSYESDTESPCRSSSSSSSKLPSNCKFSSSDTDTSCSLTRTSEFCHYQEMQSHDSVRYNLTSQREQTTNDVLFGSIIQQQQVTNYLNSGINNDDIQIIHTNREQIHQRKIDIFNKITLNVMCFNLYEEQPVMYEFFVQFHGNVTGVQNHCQTEMVLQEKHTQTDDVYYKSCWSQHPPRYSINTLCNIIANHEACLEEKLSVKSNNYYVLCHSQQQNDMFSNFLQYLENQYTQCMVNQTTIPENRLLSFLQNSLTVIERIHTGKLDVPKKISKKIHSKQHKMLNQSSVITTFSDLNQNEMFFTLHDYHKESILKHFICVWNKKHLVQPKSILTCWDIITCLERIGPIFIGGTINGTLCLWNEREYKTEKNPFQIISPDIAIKDKICHHGKVIAAKCVAQYISCKSRTFGQVLTLFERGTLITWSLVSITEAVDFIANTKLDITFNNAKFKLVQQFITNLFGVHTNAKLPKNDFAENFENSATERNATSAMIVFPLLTCMLVHQNTALILCNGYILLHKILENRSLFLFNDNDIITHCIQQSKRDNFIITSSPYGAIQIHRIHPDKGIQPKLDNGIKKIFVEQQCNSYCKKYDTLLSTNKSCMIQNIVQKERKLYRNNNQYYHSLTRTFHSNSNFNMSDDKQIANSDKTSTLYHDQVFFLKQMSNRNTSLQLIEQERLICIGSEECAKLIHLETGWKGCVNDYIAFDYRARRLLGTTDREIVLVTRGQTIYLLDISDGIRTTLNSI
- the LOC129721825 gene encoding uncharacterized protein LOC129721825 isoform X6 encodes the protein MGETYKSTSKSSAARSYSKSSVSNNKSTVEPKDINNELMHQSGWRLKSAKAYILDKSKAGVAHIKTTTKHRSIHHSIKPQLSNKIKSSDSTKQNVTIYSPPIKKKIPTSIIKHSTDTQLTRDRTRTRTLKQEEISMLKNTVNVSDRTVFIPKPSIVFHIPLHEHAPRMVDSTLKTHSNSDGDAENDSDQYESEFDSYESDTESPCRSSSSSSSKLPSNCKFSSSDTDTSCSLTRTSEFCHYQEMQSHDSVRYNLTSQREQTTNDVLFGSIIQQQQVTNYLNSGINNDDIQIIHTNREQIHQRKIDIFNKITLNVMCFNLYEEQPVMYEFFVQFHGNVTGVQNHCQTEMVLQEKHTQTDDVYYKSCWSQHPPRYSINTLCNIIANHEACLEEKLSVKSNNYYVLCHSQQQNDMFSNFLQYLENQYTQCMVNQTTIPENRLLSFLQNSLTVIERIHTGKLDVPKKISKKIHSKQHKMLNQSSVITTFSDLNQNEMFFTLHDYHKESILKHFICVWNKKHLVQPKSILTCWDIITCLERIGPIFIGGTINGTLCLWNEREYKTEKNPFQIISPDIAIKDKICHHGKVIAAKCVAQYISCKSRTFGQLQQYRGKNPSSPPRRTQ
- the LOC129721825 gene encoding uncharacterized protein LOC129721825 isoform X3 → MGETYKSTSKSSAARSYSKSSVSNNKSTVEPKDINNELMHQSGWRLKSAKAYILDKSKAGVAHIKTTTKHRSIHHSIKPQLSNKIKSSDSTKQNVTIYSPPIKKKIPTSIIKHSTDTQLTRDRTRTRTLKQEEISMLKNTVNVSDRTVFIPKPSIVFHIPLHEHAPRMVDSTLKTHSNSDGDAENDSDQYESEFDSYESDTESPCRSSSSSSSKLPSNCKFSSSDTDTSCSLTRTSEFCHYQEMQSHDSVRYNLTSQREQTTNDVLFGSIIQQQQVTNYLNSGINNDDIQIIHTNREQIHQRKIDIFNKITLNVMCFNLYEEQPVMYEFFVQFHGNVTGVQNHCQTEMVLQEKHTQTDDVYYKSCWSQHPPRYSINTLCNIIANHEACLEEKLSVKSNNYYVLCHSQQQNDMFSNFLQYLENQYTQCMVNQTTIPENRLLSFLQNSLTVIERIHTGKLDVPKKISKKIHSKQHKMLNQSSVITTFSDLNQNEMFFTLHDYHKESILKHFICVWNKKHLVQPKSILTCWDIITCLERIGPIFIGGTINGTLCLWNEREYKTEKNPFQIISPDIAIKDKICHHGKVIAAKCVAQYISCKSRTFGQVLTLFERGTLITWSLVSITEAVDFIANTKLDITFNNAKFKLVQQFITNLFGVHTNAKLPKNDFAENFENSATERNATSAMIVFPLLTCMLVHQNTALILCNGYILLHKILENRSLFLFNDNGTCN
- the LOC129721825 gene encoding uncharacterized protein LOC129721825 isoform X2, which translates into the protein MGETYKSTSKSSAARSYSKSSVSNNKSTVEPKDINNELMHQSGWRLKSAKAYILDKSKAGVAHIKTTTKHRSIHHSIKPQLSNKIKSSDSTKQNVTIYSPPIKKKIPTSIIKHSTDTQLTRDRTRTRTLKQEEISMLKNTVNVSDRTVFIPKPSIVFHIPLHEHAPRMVDSTLKTHSNSDGDAENDSDQYESEFDSYESDTESPCRSSSSSSSKLPSNCKFSSSDTDTSCSLTRTSEFCHYQEMQSHDSVRYNLTSQREQTTNDVLFGSIIQQQQVTNYLNSGINNDDIQIIHTNREQIHQRKIDIFNKITLNVMCFNLYEEQPVMYEFFVQFHGNVTGVQNHCQTEMVLQEKHTQTDDVYYKSCWSQHPPRYSINTLCNIIANHEACLEEKLSVKSNNYYVLCHSQQQNDMFSNFLQYLENQYTQCMVNQTTIPENRLLSFLQNSLTVIERIHTGKLDVPKKISKKIHSKQHKMLNQSSVITTFSDLNQNEMFFTLHDYHKESILKHFICVWNKKHLVQPKSILTCWDIITCLERIGPIFIGGTINGTLCLWNEREYKTEKNPFQIISPDIAIKDKICHHGKVIAAKCVAQYISCKSRTFGQVLTLFERGTLITWSLVSITEAVDFIANTKLDITFNNAKFKLVQQFITNLFGVHTNAKLPKNDFAENFENSATERNATSAMIVFPLLTCMLVHQNTALILCNGYILLHKILENRSLFLFNDNDIITHCIQQSKRDNFIITSSPYGAIQIHRIHPDKGIQPKLDNAY
- the LOC129721825 gene encoding uncharacterized protein LOC129721825 isoform X5, with translation MGETYKSTSKSSAARSYSKSSVSNNKSTVEPKDINNELMHQSGWRLKSAKAYILDKSKAGVAHIKTTTKHRSIHHSIKPQLSNKIKSSDSTKQNVTIYSPPIKKKIPTSIIKHSTDTQLTRDRTRTRTLKQEEISMLKNTVNVSDRTVFIPKPSIVFHIPLHEHAPRMVDSTLKTHSNSDGDAENDSDQYESEFDSYESDTESPCRSSSSSSSKLPSNCKFSSSDTDTSCSLTRTSEFCHYQEMQSHDSVRYNLTSQREQTTNDVLFGSIIQQQQVTNYLNSGINNDDIQIIHTNREQIHQRKIDIFNKITLNVMCFNLYEEQPVMYEFFVQFHGNVTGVQNHCQTEMVLQEKHTQTDDVYYKSCWSQHPPRYSINTLCNIIANHEACLEEKLSVKSNNYYVLCHSQQQNDMFSNFLQYLENQYTQCMVNQTTIPENRLLSFLQNSLTVIERIHTGKLDVPKKISKKIHSKQHKMLNQSSVITTFSDLNQNEMFFTLHDYHKESILKHFICVWNKKHLVQPKSILTCWDIITCLERIGPIFIGGTINGTLCLWNEREYKTEKNPFQIISPDIAIKDKICHHGKVIAAKCVAQYISCKSRTFGQFRHCCGQSPAPREATPHPGP
- the LOC129721825 gene encoding uncharacterized protein LOC129721825 isoform X4, producing MGETYKSTSKSSAARSYSKSSVSNNKSTVEPKDINNELMHQSGWRLKSAKAYILDKSKAGVAHIKTTTKHRSIHHSIKPQLSNKIKSSDSTKQNVTIYSPPIKKKIPTSIIKHSTDTQLTRDRTRTRTLKQEEISMLKNTVNVSDRTVFIPKPSIVFHIPLHEHAPRMVDSTLKTHSNSDGDAENDSDQYESEFDSYESDTESPCRSSSSSSSKLPSNCKFSSSDTDTSCSLTRTSEFCHYQEMQSHDSVRYNLTSQREQTTNDVLFGSIIQQQQVTNYLNSGINNDDIQIIHTNREQIHQRKIDIFNKITLNVMCFNLYEEQPVMYEFFVQFHGNVTGVQNHCQTEMVLQEKHTQTDDVYYKSCWSQHPPRYSINTLCNIIANHEACLEEKLSVKSNNYYVLCHSQQQNDMFSNFLQYLENQYTQCMVNQTTIPENRLLSFLQNSLTVIERIHTGKLDVPKKISKKIHSKQHKMLNQSSVITTFSDLNQNEMFFTLHDYHKESILKHFICVWNKKHLVQPKSILTCWDIITCLERIGPIFIGGTINGTLCLWNEREYKTEKNPFQIISPDIAIKDKICHHGKVIAAKCVAQYISCKSRTFGQVLTLFERGTLITWSLVSITEAVDFIANTKLDITFNNAKFKLVQQFITNLFGVHTNAKLPKNDFAENFENSATERNATSAMIVFPLLTCMLVHQNTALILCNGYILLHKILENRSLFLFNDNVR